One window of Trichomycterus rosablanca isolate fTriRos1 chromosome 2, fTriRos1.hap1, whole genome shotgun sequence genomic DNA carries:
- the LOC134300338 gene encoding uncharacterized protein LOC134300338, with amino-acid sequence MAPAGALFPCIECNMFSYSFSVFSDNFTCDKCRLVVSLTEKISVLEGRIRALEQTTTSEGLDLAVAVPNASSSGVEPQTPALEPSQRGDWVTSRRHSRRAKHRPSQLHVSNRFSPLSEPPAEQPVNVSALVIGDSQLRHVRIATPIETPATIVTCIPGARAPDIRANLKVLANANRRFSKIVIHVGTNDVRLRQSEVTKCNVKEVCELARSMSEAVVCSGPLPIPPSGETYSRLLSLNRWMSKWCSENCIDFVNNWSTFEGRPGLLKRDGVHPTWEGAARISCSIGDRLYHRVSVAADSGN; translated from the coding sequence atggccccagcaggagctttattTCCCTGTatcgagtgtaatatgttcagttattccttctccgtgtttagtgataactttacatgtgataagtgcagattagttgttagcctgacggagaagatctcagtgttagaagggcgcattcgggcgttagaacagactactactagtgagggcttagatttagctgtagcagtcccgaatgccagcagttcaggtgtagaaccccagactccggcattagagccctcacagcggggcgactgggtgacgtctcggcgacatagtcgtagggcaaagcaccgaccatctcagttgcacgtgtccaacaggttttccccactcagtgagccacccgctgagcagcctgttaatgtaagtgctctggttataggagattctcagctccgacacgtgcgtattgcaacccccatagagacaccagcaaccatagtcacttgtattccgggggccagggcgcctgacatcagagcaaacctgaaagtgctggctaatgctaatcgtagattttcgaagattgttatccacgtcggcactaatgatgttcgtttacggcagtctgaggttactaagtgtaatgttaaagaggtgtgtgagttagctaggtcgatgtctgaggcagtagtgtgctctggccccttaccgattccacccagtggcgaaacctacagcaggttgttgtcgctgaaccgctggatgtctaaatggtgctcagaaaactgcattgattttgtaaataactggtccacctttgagggaaggcctggtcttttgaagcgggatggtgtccaccccacgtgggagggtgccgctcgcatttcttgcagcataggtgacaggctttaccaccgcgttagtgtagcggcagatagtggtaactga